CGGAGCGTGATCTGGTGGTTGTGAGGCGCCATTCGTTTGAGTCTTGTTGGTTGTCATTGAAGAGTCGCGCGTGGAGAAACTCCCACCTCCAGCACTAGTCAACTTTTTTCGTGTCACTCAATCTGCATTGCACGCCTGTAGTCTGCTTGCTGCCTTGAATGGACGAGGCAACACTTCATTCACGTTCCTCTCAGCGAGAGCCTTGACAGGAGTTCTCGCACAAGTTGAGAATAGCGACTCCTGAAAGACATTGTCATCCTCTTCGATACCACCAGTGAGGAGTTCTATGCTCAGAGTCAGCCAGTCGTGTTTTGCACGTGGAAGAAAACTGCCAGCAGGAGCGGAGGGCATCCCCACCTGCCTGTCGCGCTCACGGAACATCTCCATAGAATCCCCATCAGATGCGGTATTCAGAGACAACGATGTCGCACAGGATTTTCACCATTGTGAGGCTCATCGAAAGAGCTACACGGCCCTTGAACATGACGAATGGCCTCCCCTTGGGTCTCAGCTGAGCTGCTCCCGTACAGCCGCGTGCGCAACAACATCTGAGAAAGCATCACTTGAGGTTTTTTGAGATTCATCGCGGCCTTGGTCAAATCGCTTTCGCGGGATCCATCAATCGTCATCATCGTTCTTGTGTCACCGCTTCCACAGAGCGTTTTTCCGAGGACGGTACTCTGCACCGAACGATACTCCTTGAAGAGATCTATTGATCGTGTAATCCGAACAAACAAGGGGGCAAAGAGgaccacggcggcgcagtTTCAGCCGCATCACGTCAAGAAGTTTCAGCGTCCCTGACACCTTCCGTATGCAGCTGAGTCGTTCGCACGCTGAGGACGGTTGGTgcgatgtgcagcagcctTTCATCCTTATCAGTGTGGAAGTCACGCATGAAAAAACGAATGCACGTAACACTCGCAGAGGCGCGTGAGGCGGCTGTTGTTGTGGAGCTCTTATGATTGCACCAGGGCGTAGTACGCTTGCTGCCTCGGTGTGAGCGGgatgggagggaggggggttggCGCCGTTGTACTTGGGCGCCAGCTGGATGTCGACGGTGGCCTTGACGCGACGTAGCAGAAATGACTGCGGTCCTTTTTGAAGGTACTCGAAAAGCGGAACGCGCTCTTCACcgcccactgctgcaggcctTTTCGTCACTTCTCGGTTACCTATATTGTCGCaacttttcttctctctttgctcacTGACTCGCAGTCCCCAGCGCCTTGAGAgggccgccactgcctcacGCGGAGGCTGCTGATCGGCATCGTCGTGGATGGAGAGCTGTGGCCCAACATACTCTAGCACTCTTGGCAGCTCCGTCAAGTCGTTCTGCAGAAGAGTGCCCGTGATACTTAGGCACCTAGGACATGCTTCTTTGTGAAGAGTCCGCAGGAGCTTGCAGTCAAGTCTCTTCATCCagtgccctccctccccgatGGTAACGTCcctgtggaggaggagggtgagggcgCCACGGTTCATCATGATGGATTTTCAGCTGGCAAGCAGAGCTCCACTGACGGTCTTCACCAGCACGCTCACGGGCACAACTTGCGTCCAGTGCACGCGCGGAGATTCTCGCCGCTCAAAGGCGCGACGGTGTCGTTTGCGCAGCGGCGATCGAAGCGTTTGCGCGAGCCTTGCGCGTGCCGTGGGTACACGCGGCGGAGTACCCACGGCACGCCCAGCACCGCGACGTCTTTGTCCAGGCCTCCAGTTTGAAGAGCGGAATAGCAATGAGGCACACGCCAAACAGGCCGCTCCTCGAGCTGTCCTGCCGAGGCCCGTTTCATCTGCAGTGATACCGCGCAGAACGAGCTCATGGAGAGCCAGTAGCCAGCGCATGCCCTCTCGCTGATGCCAGAGAAGTCGTAGCGAGAGTGTGGTGCCTGTAGAAGCGCTAGAAGCCAACGATTTGAGAGTGTTCGTGGGAAACTTGGCCGGTCGTGCTTTATTGTCAGGAGAAAAAACTCCAGGCACTACTTTTCAGTTAGTGAGAATGCTGCGTTGTGCCCCCTACCGGTGTGctgatgcgtgtgtgtgtgtgtgcggtgaTTCTTTCCCCATCCGGTAAGCCGTGATGGTGACGCTCAGCGCGCTGCAAAGGCATTCCTGTGCAGCATACATGGGAAGAATTGGCGATTTCAAGAGACTTGTGTTTCCGGCAGGTGCCGTTGCCGTGGCTCCAGCAACGGGTGGCTTGATGGGGTGCTCGGAATAGCGATTACGTGGGTCACCGGCAGAGGGAACGCGAAGGAGAGtaggaggggagaagagagatcCTCTGGAAAGTAAAAACAAGGTAAAGCTTTGAGCAGGCGGGCCAGGAGCGCTGTAACCTTTACACCTCACGATGCGATGGCTTTGGTGTCAGCTCTATAGTGCGCTGGCACAAAGCTGCCTTACTTACGCCTTCTCAGTGTGTAGGAGAGCGACGTAGGTGATAGGGAAGTAAAGATGCCGAGTACTTGCAGCTCCTCCCACTGAAGGGCCCTGTTAGAGGCACGCCCAGCTTCGTTCAGTGGCCTCTTTGGCTCGAGCCTTGGTGCTCCGTTGACTGTtacaggaggaggaaagatCGACAGTGAGGCATATAGAAACGGTAGAGGGGGTTCAACGCCACTACACTACCCGAGTAGCAGCTCACATGCTGAACCAACCACAACAAGGGAAACGTACGCGCGATTTCACCGCTATGCAGTGTGCACCAATATAGTGGTAATATGAATAAAGCGACAACAACGTGgtacagcacacacacaaaaaaaaagaagaaaaaaaaacacaagagagaagccagAGGTGCAGGCAAACCGCATGTTCGTGGGACCACCCGCGTTGTTCCACCGCTACGGTTCcatcttcctccctttcccagGGGAAGACttccctccgtctctctctctctctctttttgtctGAGTACGGCGTGGCAGCGTACTGTAAAATGAGTTCACAGATGAAGTGACACCTTCTATGAAACGAACTTGGGAGAGAGATACGCACTACTTGGGCGAATCCTATTCGCGTGCTCGGGCCCCCATACTATCACACGGCGGCTCACGGCATGTCTGCCCCGCAGTCCATTTTCATCCACATAGCGTCTCACAGACTGGTGTTATCAGCTCTGCTGTCGTTCGAGATAATCGatggaaaaaagggggtccGCAGAGGGACACTGCATAGAGACGCACATAAGTGCACATGCAACGCAGCTCAGCCCCCTCAAAGAACAAAAAGGCCCGCACTGCACGCAGAAGTGGGCACGAAcacccccctcacacactcacccccacacccacacacccacacagatgCGTCTTCAAAGAGAATCTGAGATGTGTGTTAACCAGCAGTAAAGAAATTCCAAACTCGAGGAAGAGACTGGCCGACAGAGAGCGCAAGACTGCACTTTGGTGTCCACCTACTGAAAATACGAGAGAGGTAGGGACCTATAGAATAACGCTCCGTCGAccgagaagaaaaaaggaatgAGGTAATCACAGAGCTGGAacggaggaaaagaggcagagacaactgcagctggcgaaggggaagggggttgAGCCGAACGGAAGGCACtgagagcagaagagaggatgTCGTGGGGtgcagggagaaggaggatgAGATCGTCAAGCCAAAAGAGGTTGAACGCGCTCGCGAGTCTCACGCAGCGACACAGCGCACAGAAGATAACGGGAAAAAACGGTGCTGTGaggtgcggcgctggcggagaaggcggcgcgcttctctttcgcttctttttttccttttttttttgtttacTTCGTTttgaaagggaaaagggtgATTTTGGGGAGAGCGGTAGAGTCGTGTCCCACGGCGAAGAGACTCTGCAGTGCCATCACGGTAGCCATGAAGTACGCCCAACATACGCAGGTGCTCGCACAGATGGTTTCTCGACCAAGTGGAAAGCAGCAAGGGTGACGCCACCATCGAAGAAGTACTGAGAGCTGCGGCGACAATAGTGAAGTgagcaaaggagaaacaTACCCCCAAAGAAGAGACATGCTACTGGTGATAGTCCCCAAGACACAGGGCAACGAGCGAGCTGAAACGTTGTCAACTCCACGCGTTAGGCCGCCCAGTGGTAGCAAAGAAGTACCCACCGAAAACGAAGATGATGAAGTGGAGAAGATAAATGGGCTCTTTCATCTCGTGCCCACCCCACCGCGTACACGTGCGCtgacaggcgcacacaccaccccttcctcgcctACCGATCCGGCACCACGGCCAAAACACTGCTCGCCTAGGGCGAACCGCCTCTACCGTCGACAACCAGGGGCCACGCGTCATAGAGGCATTTCCCGTCCCCCCTCGTCCCTtcttcacacgcacgcggcgccatcggccTTGCTCGAGGCGCGGCGCGCCATGCCAGGAGTGGTCGACAGCGCGTCTATGGGGCACGGGCATACCGCTCTctcctgccgccgcgcgcctTCGACAG
The DNA window shown above is from Leishmania panamensis strain MHOM/PA/94/PSC-1 chromosome 31 sequence and carries:
- a CDS encoding helicase-like protein (TriTrypDB/GeneDB-style sysID: LpmP.31.2150), encoding MMNRGALTLLLHRDVTIGEGGHWMKRLDCKLLRTLHKEACPRCLSITGTLLQNDLTELPRVLEYVGPQLSIHDDADQQPPREAVAALSRRWGLRVSEQREKKSCDNIGNREVTKRPAAVGGEERVPLFEYLQKGPQSFLLRRVKATVDIQLAPKYNGANPPPSHPAHTEAASVLRPGAIIRAPQQQPPHAPLRVLRAFVFSCVTSTLIRMKGCCTSHQPSSACERLSCIRKVSGTLKLLDVMRLKLRRRGPLCPLVCSDYTINRSLQGVSFGAEYRPRKNALWKR